The Halosimplex litoreum genome has a window encoding:
- the mdh gene encoding malate dehydrogenase, whose translation MTKVSIVGAAGTVGAAAGYNLALRDIVDDLVFVDIPDQEDVTIGQAADANHGVAYDSNTTVRQGTYEDTAGSDVVVITAGIPRQPGQTRIDLAGDNAPIMDDIGSSIAEHNDDFVTVTTSNPVDLLNRHLYETGSRAREKVVGFGGRLDSARFRYVLSERFDTQVGNVEATILGEHGDAQVPMFSKVRVDGRDPEFDADEREAILEDLQESAMNVIERKGATEWGPATGVAHMVEAILHDTGEVLPGSLVLDGEFGYEDTAFGVPVKLGSDGVEEVVEWELSEYERELMDDAAEKLSDQYDQMTSEE comes from the coding sequence ATGACGAAAGTTAGCATCGTCGGTGCGGCGGGCACCGTCGGGGCGGCAGCGGGGTACAACCTTGCGCTTCGTGACATCGTCGACGACCTCGTCTTCGTGGACATCCCGGACCAGGAAGACGTGACGATCGGGCAGGCTGCGGACGCCAACCACGGCGTCGCCTACGACTCGAACACGACCGTCCGACAGGGCACCTACGAAGACACCGCCGGCTCGGACGTGGTCGTCATCACGGCCGGCATCCCGCGCCAGCCCGGCCAGACCCGCATCGATCTGGCCGGCGACAACGCGCCGATCATGGACGACATCGGCTCCTCGATCGCCGAGCACAACGACGACTTCGTCACCGTCACGACCTCGAACCCGGTGGACCTGCTCAACCGCCACCTCTACGAGACGGGCTCGCGCGCACGCGAGAAGGTAGTCGGTTTCGGCGGCCGGCTGGACTCCGCTCGATTCCGCTACGTCCTCTCCGAGCGCTTCGACACGCAGGTCGGCAACGTCGAGGCGACCATCCTCGGCGAGCACGGCGACGCGCAGGTGCCGATGTTCTCGAAGGTCCGCGTCGACGGCCGCGACCCCGAGTTCGACGCCGACGAGCGCGAGGCCATCCTCGAAGACCTGCAGGAGTCGGCGATGAACGTCATCGAACGCAAGGGCGCCACCGAGTGGGGCCCCGCGACGGGCGTCGCCCACATGGTCGAGGCTATCCTGCACGACACCGGCGAGGTGCTGCCTGGCTCGCTCGTCCTCGACGGCGAGTTCGGCTACGAGGACACCGCCTTCGGCGTCCCGGTCAAGCTCGGCTCCGACGGCGTCGAGGAAGTCGTCGAGTGGGAGCTCTCCGAGTACGAGCGGGAACTGATGGACGACGCCGCCGAGAAGCTCTCCGACCAGTACGACCAGATGACCAGCGAGGAGTGA
- a CDS encoding diacylglycerol/polyprenol kinase family protein has translation MRDEIVRRMVHASGTAVPLAYLFVPGVEWIHVQALLVAGLGVALVLEVVRLVVGLDWWIYEKLTREYEQDNLAGYFLAVFSMAVVALVFPPPSAAETLVRGLEPSRVAVPAILMLTIADPVSGLLGSGELRTAKEVTVLLVTFAVATLLAVPFVTPLAAVLGGVAATVADGIKPVISGYVIDDNLSIPLASAAVMFLAVQFLPASPL, from the coding sequence ATGCGCGACGAGATCGTCCGACGGATGGTCCACGCCAGCGGGACAGCGGTGCCACTCGCCTATCTGTTCGTCCCGGGCGTCGAGTGGATCCACGTCCAGGCGCTGCTGGTCGCCGGTCTCGGCGTCGCGCTCGTGCTCGAAGTCGTCCGACTGGTCGTCGGGCTGGACTGGTGGATCTACGAGAAGCTCACCCGTGAGTACGAACAGGACAACCTCGCTGGCTATTTCCTCGCCGTGTTCTCGATGGCCGTCGTCGCGCTGGTCTTCCCGCCGCCGAGCGCCGCCGAGACGCTCGTTCGGGGGCTCGAACCGTCGCGGGTCGCCGTCCCGGCGATCCTCATGCTCACGATCGCCGACCCCGTCTCCGGCCTCCTGGGATCGGGCGAGTTGCGGACCGCCAAGGAGGTGACCGTCCTGCTGGTGACCTTCGCCGTCGCAACGCTGCTTGCGGTCCCGTTCGTCACGCCCCTGGCGGCCGTCCTCGGCGGCGTCGCCGCGACCGTCGCCGACGGCATCAAGCCCGTGATCAGCGGTTACGTGATCGACGACAACCTCTCGATCCCCCTGGCGAGCGCGGCCGTGATGTTCCTCGCGGTGCAGTTTCTCCCCGCGAGTCCGCTCTGA
- a CDS encoding OapC/ArvC family zinc-ribbon domain-containing protein: MPHQCTSCDRTFADGSKEMLSGCPECGGTKFQFRPDGFDGASDAASPDASDSGPSGSTPESPPEPTDRPGDSVSRTVGNAAATVRDLVGGSASSDATQARPPSESGGATAPAAGSSASSTATTEDSDPTVDTDDSFDDDIIVAESEPGTEDTAQADARSQLVDPDEMPDSERFEPGRADSADRVAGDAGRETDPSPGDVATGSPDEGVTEPAGADAANGGASAGDAADGRTVTEEPDAERADRPDLAELREELNDQFESIRVLEPGQYELNLMELYDREEYIIALQEDGRYSIQVPETWRQADA, from the coding sequence ATGCCCCACCAGTGTACGAGTTGCGACCGGACGTTCGCCGACGGCTCCAAGGAGATGCTGTCGGGTTGTCCGGAGTGTGGCGGCACGAAGTTCCAGTTCCGTCCCGACGGCTTCGACGGCGCGAGCGACGCGGCGAGTCCGGACGCGAGCGACAGTGGGCCTTCCGGGTCGACGCCGGAGTCGCCGCCGGAGCCGACGGACCGGCCGGGCGACTCGGTGAGCCGGACGGTCGGCAACGCCGCCGCGACGGTCCGGGACCTGGTCGGCGGGTCGGCGAGCAGTGACGCCACGCAGGCGCGCCCGCCGTCGGAGTCGGGCGGCGCGACCGCCCCGGCCGCCGGGTCGAGCGCATCGTCGACCGCGACGACCGAAGACTCGGACCCGACCGTCGATACCGACGACTCGTTCGACGACGACATCATCGTCGCCGAATCCGAGCCCGGGACCGAGGACACCGCCCAGGCCGACGCGCGCAGTCAGCTCGTCGACCCCGACGAGATGCCCGATTCCGAGAGGTTCGAGCCGGGCCGGGCGGATAGCGCGGACAGAGTCGCTGGCGACGCTGGTCGGGAGACCGACCCGTCACCGGGCGACGTGGCGACCGGGTCCCCAGACGAGGGTGTGACCGAACCTGCCGGAGCCGACGCGGCGAACGGTGGGGCATCCGCCGGTGACGCGGCGGACGGCCGCACCGTCACCGAGGAGCCCGACGCCGAGCGAGCGGACCGACCGGATCTGGCCGAGTTGCGCGAGGAACTCAACGACCAGTTCGAGAGCATCCGCGTCCTCGAACCCGGCCAGTACGAACTCAACCTGATGGAACTGTACGACCGTGAGGAGTACATCATCGCCCTCCAGGAAGACGGTCGCTACAGCATCCAGGTGCCCGAGACCTGGCGCCAGGCCGACGCCTGA
- a CDS encoding Cdc6/Cdc18 family protein: protein MNGDDTDQDTTLDSQRFVDGSDGDDEQLPPSTDEGGTQSDRAAKGQSGDREESAIRESDESTAGNRNPTDDDHSDPETANAADTDSVSTVRGGVGSAGVDFDAEGDDADSSVLDDVMLDDVGSEDPEEASQGLFDDLLAGDPIFENKEVLRPSYTPRKLPHREEQINNMATILVTALRGDSPSNILIYGKTGTGKTASAKFVSTELESTSQKYEVPCEVEYINCEVTDTQYRVLAQLANKFVEKNEAVIDEELDDLESLRERARETPTALAETEYDSVAAVEDRIEQLEEDRESFEQVPMTGWPTDRVYSTFFDAVDYHERVVVIMLDEIDKLVEKSGDDTLYNLSRMNSELERSRVSIMGISNDLKFTDFLDPRVKSSLGEEEIVFPPYDANQLRDILEHRAEVAFEGDALTDDVIPLCAAFAAQEHGDARRALDLLRTAGELAERDQTDDVDEDHVRKAQEKIELDRVVEVVRTLPTQSKLVLFAIIMLEKNGVHNINTGEVYNVYQRLCEEIDVDTLTQRRVTDLISELDMLGIVNAVVVSKGRYGRTKEISLSVPIDETEAVLLSDSRLSDIEDTQPFVQTRFDNDSS, encoded by the coding sequence ATGAACGGGGACGACACAGACCAAGACACGACGCTCGATTCACAGCGGTTCGTGGATGGCTCGGACGGAGACGACGAACAGCTACCCCCGTCGACGGATGAAGGGGGAACACAGTCCGACCGTGCTGCCAAGGGACAGTCCGGCGACCGGGAGGAGAGCGCGATTCGCGAGAGCGACGAGTCGACCGCCGGGAACCGGAATCCGACGGACGACGACCACTCCGATCCCGAGACGGCGAACGCGGCCGACACCGACTCGGTGTCGACCGTTCGAGGCGGTGTCGGCTCGGCTGGGGTCGACTTCGACGCCGAGGGCGACGACGCCGACTCGTCGGTACTCGACGACGTGATGCTCGACGACGTCGGCTCCGAAGATCCCGAAGAGGCCTCCCAGGGACTGTTCGACGACCTGTTGGCGGGCGACCCGATCTTCGAGAACAAGGAGGTCCTCCGTCCGTCCTACACGCCGCGCAAACTCCCGCACCGCGAGGAACAGATCAACAACATGGCGACTATCCTCGTGACCGCGCTGCGCGGGGACTCGCCCTCGAACATCCTCATCTACGGGAAGACGGGGACCGGCAAGACCGCCAGCGCGAAGTTCGTCAGCACGGAACTGGAATCCACCTCCCAGAAGTACGAGGTTCCCTGCGAGGTCGAGTACATCAACTGCGAGGTCACCGACACGCAGTACCGCGTGCTCGCCCAGCTGGCCAACAAGTTCGTCGAGAAGAACGAGGCGGTCATCGACGAGGAACTCGACGACCTTGAATCGCTTCGCGAGCGCGCACGCGAGACCCCGACGGCGCTGGCCGAGACCGAGTACGACTCGGTCGCAGCCGTCGAGGACCGAATCGAACAGCTGGAGGAGGACCGCGAGTCGTTCGAACAGGTGCCGATGACCGGGTGGCCCACTGACCGGGTGTACAGCACCTTCTTCGACGCCGTCGACTACCACGAGCGGGTCGTCGTCATCATGCTCGACGAGATCGACAAGCTCGTCGAGAAGTCGGGCGACGACACGCTGTACAACCTCTCGCGGATGAACTCCGAGCTGGAGCGCTCGCGGGTGTCGATCATGGGCATCTCCAACGACCTGAAGTTCACCGACTTCCTCGACCCCCGCGTCAAGTCCAGCCTCGGCGAGGAGGAGATCGTCTTCCCGCCCTACGACGCCAACCAGCTGCGGGACATCCTCGAACACCGCGCCGAGGTCGCCTTCGAGGGCGACGCCCTGACCGACGACGTGATCCCGCTCTGTGCGGCGTTCGCCGCCCAGGAACACGGCGACGCCCGCCGCGCCCTGGACCTGCTCCGCACGGCCGGCGAACTCGCCGAGCGCGACCAGACCGACGACGTCGACGAGGACCACGTCCGCAAGGCACAGGAGAAGATCGAACTCGACCGCGTCGTCGAGGTGGTTCGGACCCTCCCCACCCAGTCGAAGCTCGTCCTGTTCGCGATCATCATGCTGGAGAAAAACGGGGTCCACAACATCAACACCGGCGAGGTGTACAACGTCTATCAACGGCTGTGCGAGGAGATCGACGTCGACACCCTCACCCAGCGCCGCGTCACCGACCTCATCTCCGAGCTGGACATGCTCGGCATCGTCAACGCCGTCGTCGTCAGCAAGGGCCGTTACGGCCGCACGAAGGAGATCTCTCTGTCGGTCCCGATCGACGAGACCGAGGCCGTCCTCCTGTCGGACTCGCGGCTGTCGGACATCGAGGACACCCAGCCGTTCGTCCAGACACGTTTCGACAACGACTCGAGCTGA
- a CDS encoding Sjogren's syndrome/scleroderma autoantigen 1 family protein, translating to MSDFDKEAERERLREKYEQDKQKREASERMSDLLLKGATMTNAHCNDCGDPIFRYDGDEFCPTCQRVVTNEESVEEAVESEGRVDEPVETPDEGGDVGSAAADGTTDQSPAAENGDTPDHIEVKQPDGPAVRTGADESGVEESTPEDANADADSEAGQSEPSQRQPAQQSPTRSPDQPSRTRGRSGQSPDQSREQSGQPREQPSRTPSTPEPAASAVAAESGDDFGAARASLVRTLRTHAERAENADDPRRARDHLAAAREAAEALGALSGSY from the coding sequence ATGAGCGACTTCGACAAGGAAGCCGAGCGCGAGCGGCTCCGCGAGAAGTACGAACAGGACAAGCAGAAACGGGAGGCCAGCGAGCGGATGAGCGACCTCCTGTTGAAGGGCGCGACGATGACCAACGCCCACTGCAACGACTGCGGCGACCCGATCTTCCGCTACGACGGCGACGAGTTCTGCCCCACCTGCCAGCGCGTGGTCACGAACGAGGAGTCCGTCGAGGAAGCCGTCGAAAGCGAGGGACGGGTCGACGAACCCGTCGAGACACCCGACGAGGGCGGGGACGTGGGTTCCGCAGCGGCGGACGGGACGACCGACCAGTCCCCGGCGGCCGAGAACGGCGACACGCCCGATCACATCGAGGTGAAACAGCCCGACGGTCCCGCCGTCCGGACCGGCGCCGACGAGTCCGGCGTCGAGGAGTCGACGCCGGAGGACGCGAACGCGGACGCCGATTCCGAGGCAGGTCAGTCCGAGCCGTCCCAGCGACAGCCCGCCCAGCAGTCGCCGACCCGATCACCGGACCAGCCGTCTCGCACACGGGGCCGGTCGGGCCAGTCGCCCGATCAGTCCCGCGAGCAATCCGGACAGCCGCGCGAACAGCCTTCCCGGACGCCGTCGACGCCCGAGCCGGCGGCGTCCGCGGTCGCTGCCGAGTCCGGGGACGACTTCGGCGCTGCCCGCGCGTCGCTGGTCCGAACGCTCCGGACACACGCCGAGCGTGCCGAAAACGCCGACGACCCACGTCGCGCTCGCGACCACCTCGCGGCGGCACGCGAGGCCGCCGAAGCGCTGGGTGCGCTGTCCGGGTCGTACTGA
- a CDS encoding DEAD/DEAH box helicase, which produces MATTDEGEGVSGPLLADGFLEDRTYQRKLADAALETHTLVCLPTGLGKTTVSLLVTADRLAGDVVNKSLLLAPTKPLVTQHAEFYREALEVPDDEIVVYTGDTRPDDRAELWSGARIVVATPEVVENDLVGNRINLTDVVHCTFDECHRATGDYAYNYIAERYHEQARDPLATGMSASPGDDEEAILEVCGNLGLAQVEVMTEDDADVATYTHETTVDWERVELPETVVEIRDAVNDVIADRLSKLRDLGVTNTSKPDVSEREIQKIQGKLRELMNNDQSEGYEGMSFLAEVRKLRTAVTYAETQSVESLRRYFERQKQAARSSGASKADQRMISEPRVREAIRRAEDYDDLHPKFRRTRMLIAQTLGIENGERVIVFTESRDTAETLTDFLGDHFTARKFVGQSDTEGSDGMTQTEQQETLDEFRAGEFEVLVSTSVAEEGLDVPEVDLVLFYEPVPTAIRAIQRKGRTGRQTEGAVSVLLAEDTRDEAYFWKARNDQKRMEKELRSLKSMAGEIESELTQTGMDEFADVGSNGEAPADANGDESLAPHETEGEPAADTSEITSEGEDAAPETEESATDSRPSSDDGEADSGDGDGQAGLDAFADRESGGGEASSGSGSDESADRDEPDGAVATASADDDESVEIVVDQRELDAAIAKDLSRQGGIVTRLETLAVGDYVLSDRVVVERKTVSDFLDTLTGDDERSLFEQLTDAARYYARPVVVVEGEDLYGERNVHPNAINGALASIAVDFGASVLRTADADETRDLLATIAAREQEDEDRTVSVHGEKSSKTLAEQQEYVVASVAEVGPVTAESLLAEFGSVEAVMTADADDLMAAEGVGEVTAERVREVVGSDYDG; this is translated from the coding sequence ATGGCGACGACCGACGAGGGCGAGGGGGTCTCCGGGCCGCTCCTCGCGGACGGCTTTCTCGAGGACCGGACCTACCAGCGCAAGCTGGCCGACGCGGCGCTGGAGACTCACACCCTGGTCTGTCTCCCGACCGGGCTGGGCAAGACGACCGTGAGCCTGCTGGTGACCGCCGACCGGCTGGCCGGCGACGTGGTGAACAAGTCGCTGCTGCTCGCGCCGACGAAGCCGCTGGTCACCCAGCACGCCGAGTTCTACCGGGAGGCGCTGGAAGTCCCCGACGACGAGATCGTCGTCTACACCGGCGACACCCGCCCGGACGACCGCGCGGAGCTGTGGTCGGGCGCCCGCATCGTCGTCGCGACCCCCGAGGTCGTCGAGAACGACCTCGTCGGGAACCGTATCAACCTGACCGACGTGGTCCACTGCACCTTCGACGAGTGCCACCGCGCGACCGGCGATTACGCCTACAACTACATCGCCGAGCGCTACCACGAACAGGCTCGCGACCCGCTGGCGACCGGCATGAGCGCCTCGCCCGGCGACGACGAGGAGGCCATCCTCGAAGTCTGCGGGAACCTCGGGCTCGCGCAGGTGGAGGTGATGACCGAGGACGACGCCGACGTGGCGACCTACACCCACGAGACCACCGTCGACTGGGAGCGCGTGGAGTTGCCCGAGACCGTCGTCGAGATCCGCGACGCCGTCAACGACGTGATCGCCGACAGGTTGTCGAAACTTCGGGACCTGGGCGTCACGAACACCAGCAAGCCGGACGTGTCCGAACGCGAGATACAGAAGATACAGGGCAAGCTCCGGGAGCTGATGAACAACGACCAGTCGGAGGGCTACGAGGGGATGAGCTTCCTCGCGGAAGTGCGCAAGCTGCGGACCGCCGTCACCTACGCCGAGACCCAGAGCGTCGAGAGTCTGCGGCGCTACTTCGAACGGCAGAAACAGGCCGCTCGTTCCTCGGGCGCCTCGAAGGCCGACCAGCGGATGATCTCCGAGCCCAGGGTTCGGGAGGCGATCCGTCGCGCGGAGGATTACGACGACCTGCACCCGAAGTTCCGGCGGACGCGGATGCTCATCGCCCAGACGCTCGGCATCGAGAACGGCGAGCGAGTCATCGTCTTCACCGAATCGCGCGACACGGCGGAGACGCTGACGGACTTCCTCGGCGACCACTTCACCGCTCGGAAGTTCGTCGGCCAGTCCGACACCGAGGGCAGCGACGGGATGACCCAGACCGAACAACAGGAGACCTTAGACGAGTTCCGCGCGGGCGAGTTCGAGGTGCTGGTCTCGACCTCCGTGGCCGAGGAGGGGCTGGACGTGCCCGAGGTCGATCTGGTGCTGTTCTACGAACCGGTGCCGACCGCGATCCGGGCCATCCAGCGGAAGGGTCGAACGGGTCGACAGACCGAGGGCGCGGTGTCGGTGCTGCTGGCCGAGGACACCCGCGACGAGGCGTACTTCTGGAAGGCCCGCAACGACCAGAAGCGCATGGAGAAAGAGCTGCGCTCGCTGAAGTCGATGGCCGGCGAGATCGAGAGCGAACTCACCCAGACCGGGATGGACGAGTTCGCCGACGTCGGCAGTAATGGCGAGGCCCCGGCCGACGCGAACGGGGACGAGAGTTTGGCTCCACACGAAACGGAGGGCGAACCCGCAGCCGACACGTCGGAAATTACGTCCGAAGGTGAGGACGCCGCACCCGAAACGGAGGAGTCCGCAACCGACTCGCGACCATCGAGCGACGACGGTGAGGCCGACAGCGGTGACGGCGACGGCCAGGCGGGGCTGGACGCGTTCGCCGACCGCGAGTCCGGGGGCGGCGAAGCCAGTAGTGGCTCCGGGAGCGACGAGAGCGCGGACCGCGACGAGCCCGACGGGGCAGTCGCGACGGCGAGCGCGGACGACGACGAGAGCGTGGAGATCGTCGTCGACCAGCGCGAACTCGACGCGGCGATCGCCAAGGACCTCTCGCGCCAGGGGGGGATCGTAACGCGCCTGGAGACGCTGGCGGTCGGCGACTACGTGCTCTCGGACCGGGTGGTCGTCGAGCGCAAGACCGTCTCGGACTTTTTGGACACGCTGACCGGCGACGACGAGCGGTCGCTGTTCGAGCAGCTCACCGACGCCGCGCGCTACTACGCCCGGCCCGTCGTCGTCGTCGAGGGCGAGGACCTGTACGGCGAGCGCAACGTCCACCCCAACGCCATCAACGGCGCGCTGGCCTCTATCGCCGTCGATTTCGGCGCGAGCGTCCTCCGCACCGCCGACGCCGACGAGACCCGAGACCTCCTGGCGACCATCGCGGCCCGCGAACAGGAGGACGAGGACCGCACGGTCAGCGTCCACGGCGAGAAGAGTTCGAAGACGCTCGCCGAGCAACAGGAGTACGTCGTCGCCAGCGTCGCCGAGGTCGGCCCCGTGACCGCCGAATCCCTGCTCGCCGAGTTCGGCAGCGTCGAGGCCGTGATGACGGCCGACGCCGACGACCTCATGGCCGCCGAGGGCGTCGGCGAGGTGACCGCCGAACGTGTCCGAGAAGTGGTCGGAAGCGATTACGACGGCTGA
- a CDS encoding redoxin domain-containing protein codes for MSDGMQWIVRFELPNGGPGPDTVASDDLAGEFDAVVVLLLRDHYCQVSRERATAYSDAFDEFAAEDVAVVGALPDTAERAGYWRRRYELTYPVLADSAEGSAAVETEGATAMTDGTPRFDAFSDVEVGVDTLPGIGILDTRSKFPRLVHTEGGETLQECPSPIDALDAARDALET; via the coding sequence ATGAGCGACGGTATGCAATGGATCGTCAGGTTCGAGTTGCCGAACGGGGGGCCAGGGCCGGACACGGTCGCGAGCGACGATCTCGCGGGCGAGTTCGACGCCGTGGTCGTACTCCTGTTGCGAGACCACTACTGCCAGGTGTCACGCGAGCGAGCCACGGCCTACAGCGACGCCTTCGACGAGTTCGCTGCCGAGGACGTGGCCGTCGTCGGGGCGCTCCCGGACACCGCCGAACGGGCCGGCTACTGGCGGCGCCGGTACGAGTTGACCTATCCCGTCCTCGCCGACTCCGCGGAGGGGTCGGCGGCCGTCGAGACCGAGGGGGCGACGGCGATGACCGACGGGACGCCGCGATTCGACGCCTTCTCCGACGTCGAAGTCGGCGTCGACACGCTGCCGGGGATCGGGATCCTCGACACGCGCTCGAAGTTCCCGCGGCTCGTTCACACCGAAGGTGGCGAGACCCTCCAGGAGTGTCCGAGCCCGATCGACGCGCTCGACGCGGCGCGGGACGCACTGGAAACGTAG
- a CDS encoding DUF2073 domain-containing protein — protein MAEAKHPEDEDGVQIDLISAERMDGKTTMEKIRMILDGVRDNNIVILEAGLTPDEESRLIEVTMTEISPDEFNGIEIETYPKSQADDSSLLGRLMGKEETKKLTVIGPANQIETLHKDETLISALVSRK, from the coding sequence ATGGCTGAAGCGAAACATCCCGAAGACGAAGACGGAGTGCAGATCGACCTGATCAGCGCCGAGCGGATGGACGGCAAGACGACGATGGAGAAGATCCGGATGATCTTGGACGGCGTCCGGGACAACAACATCGTCATCCTCGAAGCCGGACTCACGCCCGACGAGGAGTCGCGGCTCATCGAGGTCACGATGACCGAGATCAGCCCCGACGAGTTCAACGGTATCGAGATCGAGACCTACCCCAAGTCCCAGGCCGACGACTCGAGCCTGCTGGGTCGGCTGATGGGCAAAGAGGAGACCAAGAAGCTGACCGTCATCGGGCCGGCCAACCAGATCGAGACGCTCCACAAGGACGAAACCCTCATCAGCGCGCTCGTCTCACGGAAATAG
- a CDS encoding Era-like GTP-binding protein — translation MGLFTELKDSISRAASTLFSEEDPKRIGIYGPPNAGKTTLANRIARDWTGDAVGPESHVPHETRRARRKEDVEIERDGKTVNIDIVDTPGVTTKVDYTEFLEHDMEKDDAVRRSREATEGVAEAMHWLREDVDGVIYVLDSTEDPFTQVNTMLIGIIESQDLPVLILANKIDLDESSVQRIRNAYPQHETTELSALEGDNMDEVYDQIAEYFG, via the coding sequence ATGGGACTGTTCACAGAACTCAAAGACAGTATTTCGCGGGCAGCATCGACGCTGTTCTCCGAGGAGGATCCGAAACGTATCGGTATCTACGGCCCGCCGAACGCGGGGAAGACGACGCTCGCCAACCGCATCGCCCGGGACTGGACCGGCGACGCGGTGGGTCCGGAGAGCCACGTTCCCCACGAGACGCGTCGGGCTCGCAGGAAGGAAGACGTCGAGATCGAGCGCGACGGCAAGACCGTCAACATCGACATCGTCGACACGCCCGGCGTGACGACGAAGGTCGACTACACGGAGTTTCTCGAACACGACATGGAGAAAGACGACGCCGTCCGTCGCTCCAGGGAGGCGACGGAGGGCGTCGCCGAGGCGATGCACTGGCTCCGCGAGGACGTCGACGGGGTCATCTACGTGCTCGATTCGACGGAGGACCCGTTCACGCAGGTCAACACGATGCTCATCGGGATCATCGAGAGCCAGGACCTGCCCGTCCTGATCCTCGCGAACAAGATCGACCTGGACGAGTCGTCCGTCCAGCGGATCCGCAACGCCTACCCCCAGCACGAGACGACGGAGCTGTCGGCCCTCGAAGGTGACAACATGGACGAAGTGTACGACCAGATCGCGGAGTACTTCGGGTGA